The following coding sequences are from one Tissierella sp. window:
- a CDS encoding HIT family protein: MVCMMCENQKNIVADPYFIMELETGYVILGWYQRFKGYTLFSCKEHGPELHNLEHDFKVKFLEEMSLVAEAVFNVFKPDKMNYELLGNGCPHIHWHLYPRVKGDTPIKSSVYQLPNSVLFDESTRPNEEQRKELIEKIRTEIVHLRSK; the protein is encoded by the coding sequence ATGGTATGTATGATGTGTGAAAACCAAAAGAACATTGTGGCAGATCCTTACTTTATTATGGAACTTGAAACGGGATATGTAATTTTGGGATGGTATCAAAGGTTCAAAGGGTATACTCTCTTCAGTTGCAAAGAACATGGTCCGGAATTGCATAATTTAGAACATGATTTTAAAGTTAAATTCCTTGAAGAAATGTCTTTAGTCGCTGAGGCTGTTTTTAATGTATTTAAGCCAGACAAAATGAATTATGAACTACTTGGAAACGGGTGCCCTCATATTCACTGGCATTTATATCCGAGGGTAAAAGGAGATACTCCTATCAAAAGTTCGGTTTATCAATTACCAAATAGTGTACTATTTGACGAATCTACTAGACCAAATGAAGAACAGAGAAAAGAGTTGATTGAAAAGATTAGAACTGAAATTGTGCATCTACGTTCAAAATAA
- a CDS encoding putative immunity protein, whose protein sequence is MFSDVELKLKRKNQILFTRESQCLQNLIELIQLQNHRTIVMWALDCAKLPLGQFESKYQSESRPRTCIELCESWARGKIKMPIAKQAILDSHAVAKEINDAEYGALCHAIGHAWATVHVETHAMGLPMYELTALVLKYGKDNFQKPVSEKISYYKDRLLYWQESKDKLKLDWADFLLDDSKPNKERLLYEKRKLKHQKM, encoded by the coding sequence ATGTTTTCAGATGTAGAATTAAAATTGAAAAGGAAAAATCAAATTTTGTTTACTCGTGAAAGCCAATGTTTACAGAACTTGATAGAATTGATACAATTACAAAATCATCGTACAATTGTAATGTGGGCATTGGATTGTGCAAAGCTGCCCTTAGGGCAATTTGAGTCAAAATATCAGAGTGAAAGCAGACCAAGAACCTGCATAGAACTTTGTGAATCTTGGGCAAGGGGTAAAATTAAAATGCCTATAGCCAAACAAGCAATTTTGGATTCACATGCAGTTGCAAAAGAAATTAATGATGCTGAATATGGTGCTCTATGCCATGCAATTGGCCATGCTTGGGCTACCGTGCATGTAGAAACACATGCCATGGGGTTGCCTATGTACGAGTTAACTGCATTAGTTTTAAAATATGGAAAAGATAACTTCCAAAAACCAGTTAGCGAAAAGATTAGCTATTATAAGGACCGTCTTCTATATTGGCAAGAAAGTAAAGATAAACTTAAATTGGATTGGGCTGATTTTTTATTAGATGATAGCAAACCTAACAAGGAAAGACTATTGTATGAAAAAAGAAAGTTAAAACATCAAAAGATGTAG
- a CDS encoding glycerol-3-phosphate acyltransferase, translating to MKSYFIVIIIGYIFGCLQWSYILSKTFLKVDIRTLGGGNAGASNTVISLGWKWGIVVALLDILKGIISILIIKYLFEISYLEENIFLLYLNGISVILGHDFPFFMGFRGGKGAASLLGMTIGLDYRLGILGFLVIALVTIFTDYIALGTLALNIFLVLSAIYLGYGHGSIILALLIAAVAVYLHIPNIKSIVNKEEKGLREALKKKVKNT from the coding sequence ATGAAATCTTATTTTATCGTAATAATCATTGGTTATATATTTGGATGTTTGCAATGGTCTTACATTCTGAGTAAAACCTTTTTAAAGGTTGATATTAGAACTCTTGGGGGAGGTAATGCAGGGGCATCTAATACCGTAATCTCTTTAGGTTGGAAATGGGGTATTGTAGTTGCACTTTTGGATATCTTAAAAGGAATTATTTCTATTCTTATTATTAAATATTTATTTGAAATTTCTTATTTAGAAGAAAATATTTTTCTTCTATATCTAAATGGTATTTCTGTCATTTTGGGTCATGATTTCCCATTTTTTATGGGTTTTAGAGGCGGAAAAGGGGCAGCATCTCTATTAGGAATGACAATAGGATTGGATTATAGACTAGGTATATTAGGCTTTCTTGTGATTGCCCTTGTAACTATTTTTACTGATTATATAGCTTTAGGTACTTTAGCTTTAAATATTTTTCTAGTATTATCTGCTATTTATCTAGGATATGGCCATGGCTCAATAATCTTAGCTTTACTTATAGCAGCTGTAGCTGTTTACCTTCATATTCCTAATATTAAGTCTATAGTGAATAAGGAAGAAAAGGGCCTAAGAGAAGCTTTAAAGAAAAAAGTCAAAAACACATAA
- a CDS encoding aminotransferase class V-fold PLP-dependent enzyme: MKMFMSDNNSGVHPKIMEAVIKANFEHDYAYGNDKTTKEAIDKIKNLLEKDVDVYFVTTGTAANVIGLSGLLKSYEAVVCADTSHINVDECGAFEKFSGSKILYVPNQNGKIDKEDVKSFLHSLGDEHQSQPKIISIAQTTETGTLYSIDEIKELADFAHENNMLLHVDGARISNAVVALNTTFKEMITDTGVDLLSFGGTKNGMMIGEAIISLNKDLSKAFKFYRKQGMQLLSKMRFVSAQFIPYLNEELWKENALNSNNMGKYFAKELSQFKEVRLKNEPATNMIFAYMDKDLVKALQENFAFYVMDEETGLIRLVTSFDTSIEDIDSFINCIKNTIANR; the protein is encoded by the coding sequence ATGAAAATGTTTATGAGTGATAATAATTCAGGAGTGCACCCTAAAATAATGGAAGCAGTAATAAAAGCTAATTTTGAACACGACTATGCTTATGGTAATGACAAGACTACAAAAGAAGCTATAGATAAGATAAAAAATCTATTAGAAAAAGATGTAGATGTATATTTTGTCACTACAGGTACAGCAGCCAATGTAATTGGCCTTAGTGGTCTTTTAAAGTCTTATGAGGCAGTTGTTTGTGCTGATACATCTCATATAAATGTAGATGAATGTGGTGCTTTTGAAAAGTTTAGCGGATCAAAAATATTATATGTACCAAATCAAAATGGAAAAATTGATAAAGAAGATGTAAAATCATTTCTTCATTCATTAGGTGATGAGCATCAATCTCAACCTAAGATAATTTCAATAGCTCAAACAACGGAGACCGGAACATTGTATTCTATAGATGAAATAAAGGAATTGGCTGATTTTGCTCATGAAAACAATATGTTACTCCATGTAGATGGAGCAAGAATATCAAATGCAGTCGTAGCGTTAAATACTACTTTTAAAGAAATGATAACAGATACGGGAGTAGATTTATTATCATTTGGAGGCACTAAAAATGGAATGATGATCGGTGAGGCAATAATTTCATTAAATAAAGATTTAAGCAAGGCTTTTAAATTTTATAGAAAACAAGGTATGCAACTATTATCTAAGATGAGATTTGTATCTGCCCAATTTATCCCATATTTAAATGAAGAACTTTGGAAGGAAAATGCATTAAACTCAAATAATATGGGTAAATACTTTGCAAAAGAGCTATCTCAATTTAAGGAAGTAAGATTAAAAAATGAACCTGCGACAAATATGATATTTGCATATATGGATAAGGATTTAGTTAAGGCTTTACAGGAGAATTTTGCTTTTTATGTAATGGATGAGGAAACAGGTTTGATTAGACTAGTCACATCCTTTGATACTAGTATAGAAGATATAGATAGTTTTATTAATTGTATAAAAAACACAATAGCTAATAGATAA
- a CDS encoding protease modulator HflC — protein MENENSRTKGPNNIVKKVLYVYLPILLIFITLLSNIFVIKPNEYGIIKQFGQIVKVIDSDGLKMKMPFIQSVSKLPRHVLFYDVPATEINTFDKKRILVDYYTLWKITDPIQMLETLKTIDGAEARLSDIMYSSVRNELGKLEYGAIINPADNNRGSIDLVVQQNINETLKSNSNGIEIVDIQMKRIDLPESNEQSVYKRMISERASKAQEYLSQGDSEKTKIMANADREVAELIAKTNSQAQEIIGEGEKEAAKTYNDSYGQDPEFFKLYTTLNSYKTSIDNETVIMIPISSPYIKYLMGE, from the coding sequence ATGGAAAATGAAAATTCACGAACTAAGGGACCTAATAATATAGTAAAGAAAGTTCTTTATGTTTATTTGCCTATATTACTAATTTTCATTACACTACTAAGCAATATCTTTGTAATAAAGCCAAATGAATACGGTATTATAAAACAATTTGGACAGATAGTAAAAGTAATCGATAGCGATGGACTGAAAATGAAGATGCCTTTTATTCAATCAGTTTCCAAATTACCACGACATGTACTTTTTTATGATGTACCTGCTACGGAAATAAACACATTTGATAAAAAAAGAATACTTGTTGACTATTATACATTGTGGAAGATAACCGATCCTATACAAATGTTAGAAACATTAAAAACAATAGATGGCGCAGAGGCAAGACTAAGCGATATTATGTATTCTAGTGTTAGAAATGAGCTTGGAAAATTGGAATACGGTGCAATAATCAATCCAGCAGATAATAATAGGGGTAGTATAGATTTAGTAGTGCAACAAAATATTAATGAGACACTTAAAAGCAATTCAAATGGAATTGAAATAGTAGATATTCAAATGAAGAGAATTGATTTACCAGAAAGTAATGAGCAATCTGTATATAAAAGAATGATTTCTGAGAGAGCAAGTAAAGCTCAAGAATATTTATCTCAAGGTGATTCAGAGAAAACTAAAATCATGGCAAATGCAGATAGAGAAGTAGCTGAATTAATAGCAAAAACTAATTCGCAGGCTCAAGAGATAATAGGGGAAGGGGAAAAAGAAGCAGCTAAGACTTATAATGATTCATACGGCCAAGATCCTGAATTCTTCAAGCTGTATACTACATTAAATTCTTATAAGACTTCAATAGATAATGAAACAGTTATTATGATTCCTATTAGTTCACCATATATTAAATATTTAATGGGAGAATAA
- a CDS encoding hemerythrin domain-containing protein, giving the protein MESIRIMVEEHTNIRRMLKVVRNYCYRVMTKSDYDLNDLPKIIDFVRTYADKHHHGKEEDILFVTMNNEIEKLAKSGAITGMYIEHDNGRLYMTNLEKAFEKLKTGDDEARLDIIANAICYTDLLDRHIEKENTAMYKFAENALNDTSKSFIEDECKKIEDMAVEAGLQDKYLALLEELEAKYIK; this is encoded by the coding sequence TTGGAATCAATTAGAATAATGGTAGAAGAGCATACTAATATTAGGAGAATGTTAAAAGTAGTAAGAAATTATTGTTATAGAGTAATGACTAAATCAGACTATGATTTAAATGACTTACCCAAGATTATTGACTTCGTAAGAACTTATGCTGATAAACATCATCATGGTAAAGAAGAAGATATTTTATTTGTTACTATGAATAATGAAATTGAAAAGCTTGCAAAGTCCGGGGCTATTACTGGTATGTATATTGAGCATGATAATGGCAGACTTTATATGACTAATCTTGAAAAGGCCTTTGAGAAGCTTAAAACTGGTGATGATGAAGCAAGACTTGATATCATAGCAAATGCAATCTGTTATACAGATTTGCTAGATAGGCATATAGAAAAGGAAAATACGGCAATGTACAAATTTGCTGAAAATGCATTAAATGATACCAGCAAATCTTTTATCGAAGATGAATGTAAAAAAATAGAAGATATGGCCGTTGAAGCTGGACTACAAGATAAGTATCTTGCACTTTTAGAGGAATTAGAAGCAAAGTATATAAAATAG
- a CDS encoding EAL domain-containing protein yields the protein MKKNILIFVTVLTLVFIQGIFVDEGNAITKEEIKIIRFAGDENHPPYEYIDENGNYRGYNIDIINAIAHAAGLYIEIIPMEWNDAILALENNEVDSLIGMSQTEDRLKKYKFTSPTIINEQVIFVNKDTVHINSIEDLSGLKVSYQKNDLNESFIHDIPNVIALPEKDLEDCLFELANNEVDAVLGNRVVGIFHLQRNKLTDKIMTVGESITSVKYGPTVLKDNQELLNTLEEGLEQIKKNKTFDRIYGKWFGEDLGYIKLLIKDYKNEIMILAILIGLVVLFLYLYNIRLKKQVLKRTQELEQANDDLIVKQKEIYNLAYNDSITSLPNRIYFVEELNGILDNIKDEVDSFAVFFLDIDRFKHINDTLGHHVGDHILNLLGIRLSKLVKDLDIVARVGGDEFFILMKGIKDESEIVSLANSILMDFKEPYYIRDYELYLTTSIGIAIYPDGGVDTQALLMNSDLALYKAKDLGGNSYYIYGDEISSEGLEKMVLLNQLRQACDNDQLVLHYQPQIEIKTGKIVGLEALVRWNNPDKGLLYPDKFIALAEETGLIIQMGEWILRQACMQAREWIDQGNDIIMSVNISAKQFQHKTFVKELVSILIESGLEPKNLTLEITETIVISDIEYTLNILDMLKNLGIGVAIDDFGTGYSSLSYLNEMSVNELKIDRSFISDIEKNHKNKMLANTIIILAKQIGLKVTAEGVENLEQLTILKEMDCDIAQGYHFSKPVSKEKIDEMMN from the coding sequence ATGAAAAAAAATATTTTAATATTCGTTACAGTATTAACTTTGGTTTTTATTCAAGGTATATTTGTAGATGAAGGAAATGCTATAACAAAGGAAGAAATAAAGATCATCAGATTTGCAGGAGATGAAAATCATCCACCCTATGAATATATAGATGAAAATGGAAATTATAGGGGATATAATATTGACATAATTAATGCGATTGCCCATGCTGCAGGTCTATATATTGAAATCATACCAATGGAGTGGAATGATGCAATATTAGCATTGGAAAATAATGAAGTTGATAGTTTGATTGGTATGTCTCAAACTGAAGACAGATTAAAGAAGTACAAGTTTACTTCACCTACCATAATTAATGAGCAAGTAATATTTGTTAATAAGGATACAGTACATATCAATAGTATAGAGGATCTTTCAGGTTTGAAAGTGTCATATCAAAAGAACGATTTAAACGAGTCTTTTATACATGATATTCCAAATGTTATAGCACTTCCAGAAAAAGATTTAGAAGATTGCTTATTTGAATTAGCTAATAATGAGGTAGATGCAGTATTAGGAAATAGGGTAGTAGGGATATTTCATCTACAGAGAAATAAGCTGACAGATAAAATTATGACAGTAGGAGAGTCTATTACTTCAGTGAAATATGGACCAACTGTTTTAAAGGATAACCAAGAGCTACTTAATACTTTGGAAGAGGGCCTTGAGCAAATCAAGAAAAACAAAACCTTTGATAGGATATATGGAAAGTGGTTTGGTGAAGATCTAGGCTATATAAAATTGCTGATTAAAGACTATAAAAATGAAATAATGATCCTTGCAATTCTTATTGGGTTAGTTGTTTTATTTTTATATCTATATAATATTAGGCTTAAAAAGCAAGTATTAAAGAGGACACAAGAACTTGAACAAGCAAATGATGACTTAATAGTAAAACAAAAAGAAATTTACAACCTTGCATATAATGATTCTATTACATCATTGCCTAACAGAATATATTTCGTAGAAGAATTAAATGGAATATTGGATAATATTAAAGATGAAGTGGATTCATTTGCAGTATTTTTCTTGGACATAGATAGATTTAAACATATTAATGATACATTAGGACATCATGTGGGAGACCATATACTTAACTTATTGGGAATAAGACTTAGTAAGTTAGTTAAAGATTTGGATATTGTAGCCAGGGTTGGAGGAGATGAGTTTTTCATATTGATGAAAGGAATTAAAGATGAAAGTGAAATAGTATCTCTAGCAAACTCTATCTTAATGGATTTTAAAGAGCCATATTATATTAGAGATTATGAACTATATTTGACCACAAGTATTGGGATAGCCATTTATCCTGATGGAGGGGTAGATACACAAGCGCTACTTATGAATTCTGACTTAGCATTATATAAAGCAAAGGATCTTGGTGGGAATTCCTATTATATTTATGGTGATGAAATTTCTTCTGAGGGATTAGAGAAGATGGTATTATTAAATCAACTTAGACAAGCATGTGATAACGATCAACTAGTATTGCACTATCAACCACAAATAGAGATAAAAACGGGTAAGATTGTGGGCTTAGAAGCTTTGGTTAGATGGAATAATCCAGATAAGGGATTACTATATCCAGACAAATTTATAGCCTTGGCTGAAGAGACTGGACTAATAATTCAAATGGGAGAATGGATATTGAGACAGGCTTGTATGCAAGCAAGAGAATGGATTGATCAAGGAAACGATATTATAATGTCTGTAAATATTTCAGCAAAACAATTTCAACATAAGACTTTTGTGAAGGAATTAGTAAGTATACTTATTGAATCTGGATTAGAACCTAAGAACCTTACACTAGAGATTACAGAGACCATAGTAATATCAGATATAGAGTATACCTTGAACATCTTGGATATGCTAAAGAATTTAGGAATTGGAGTTGCCATAGATGATTTTGGTACAGGCTATTCAAGTCTAAGCTATCTAAATGAAATGAGCGTAAATGAACTTAAAATTGATAGATCCTTTATTTCTGATATAGAGAAAAATCATAAAAATAAGATGTTAGCTAATACCATAATAATATTAGCAAAGCAAATTGGCTTAAAGGTAACTGCTGAAGGTGTTGAAAATCTAGAGCAATTAACTATACTAAAGGAAATGGACTGTGATATTGCACAGGGATACCATTTCAGTAAACCTGTATCAAAAGAGAAAATAGATGAAATGATGAATTAA
- the hflK gene encoding FtsH protease activity modulator HflK: MQFIILFIGLIAYVVIDKAIKNKQKKKDDDNVYEINPKAKKKFNFGINTKLIWTTIIGILVIVALLTSFYTVDQTEYAVLTTFGKPSTDIIGSGLKFKLPFPIQNVHKLSKETFSLTLGYKEVGSDIVTNESESKMITGDENIILADLEVQWKIVDPIAFLYNTNNPETILYNATSSSLRNVIGSSTVDDALTDGRTKIINDIRENLIELSNNYELGVSIINVNLQDVDLPTNEVDAAFKSVTDAREERITKINEATKYRNEKINQVEGEQAAILSRAEGEKISTIEKAKGDVAKFNAIYSEYKMNPEITRYRLTIQALELAYKDANLIIVDDSGDTVRYLPVDSFLKKGAN; this comes from the coding sequence ATGCAATTTATTATTTTATTTATTGGATTAATAGCTTATGTAGTCATTGACAAAGCTATAAAGAACAAGCAGAAAAAGAAAGATGATGACAATGTATATGAGATTAATCCTAAAGCAAAGAAAAAGTTTAATTTCGGGATAAATACCAAGCTTATATGGACTACAATCATTGGCATTTTAGTCATAGTAGCTTTATTAACCAGTTTTTATACTGTAGATCAAACTGAATATGCCGTACTCACTACATTTGGAAAACCAAGTACAGATATAATTGGATCAGGACTTAAATTCAAATTACCTTTTCCTATTCAAAATGTACATAAGTTGTCAAAGGAAACATTTTCATTAACATTAGGCTATAAAGAAGTAGGTAGTGATATAGTAACAAACGAATCTGAATCTAAGATGATAACAGGAGATGAAAATATTATATTAGCTGACTTGGAAGTCCAATGGAAAATTGTGGACCCTATAGCATTCCTGTATAACACTAACAATCCAGAAACTATTTTATATAATGCCACTTCTTCATCTCTAAGAAATGTAATAGGTAGTTCTACAGTTGATGATGCACTTACAGATGGAAGAACAAAAATAATAAATGATATAAGGGAAAATCTCATTGAATTGAGTAACAACTATGAGCTAGGTGTATCAATAATAAATGTAAACCTACAAGATGTGGACTTGCCTACAAATGAAGTAGATGCTGCATTTAAGTCAGTTACAGATGCTAGGGAAGAAAGAATTACAAAGATTAATGAGGCGACAAAATATAGGAATGAAAAGATAAATCAAGTAGAAGGTGAACAAGCTGCTATATTAAGTAGGGCAGAAGGGGAAAAAATCAGTACAATTGAAAAGGCTAAAGGTGATGTAGCAAAATTCAATGCTATTTATTCAGAGTATAAGATGAACCCTGAAATAACCAGATATAGACTAACCATTCAAGCATTAGAACTAGCTTATAAAGATGCTAATCTAATAATTGTAGATGATAGCGGAGATACAGTAAGATATTTACCTGTAGATAGCTTTTTGAAAAAGGGGGCAAATTAA
- a CDS encoding Crp/Fnr family transcriptional regulator, whose protein sequence is MDCNCFKREGKNCIEIVPIFSSLTYDEMMEVARITREKIFEKGEMLYMAGDKGEKLFVIHSGRVKITRFTDSGKEQVIRVLGPGEFMGELSLFSPLPLTDNGQALSKTVACMIDGGKLKELMKKYPSIAFKVMEELSQRLDTAENQIENISLHGVEKRLAEALIRMANERGEITLKMSKGDLASYMGMSQETLSRKLTAFQDMGIIKLIGHRRIVLLDIDALEEIE, encoded by the coding sequence ATGGATTGCAACTGTTTTAAAAGAGAAGGTAAAAATTGCATAGAAATAGTGCCAATCTTTAGTAGCCTAACTTATGATGAGATGATGGAAGTTGCCAGAATAACAAGAGAAAAGATTTTTGAAAAAGGCGAAATGCTATATATGGCAGGAGATAAGGGAGAAAAGCTCTTTGTAATTCACTCTGGAAGAGTAAAGATTACACGCTTTACAGATTCAGGGAAAGAACAAGTAATTAGGGTATTAGGACCTGGCGAGTTTATGGGAGAACTATCTCTATTTAGTCCATTACCTCTAACTGATAATGGTCAGGCTCTGTCAAAAACTGTAGCATGTATGATTGATGGAGGAAAGTTAAAAGAGTTAATGAAAAAATATCCGTCTATAGCATTTAAGGTCATGGAAGAGTTAAGCCAAAGATTGGATACAGCAGAAAATCAAATTGAAAATATTAGTCTACATGGAGTCGAAAAAAGGCTGGCAGAAGCTTTAATCAGAATGGCAAATGAAAGAGGAGAAATAACTCTGAAGATGAGTAAGGGAGATTTAGCTTCCTATATGGGTATGAGTCAGGAGACTTTAAGTAGAAAGTTAACAGCTTTTCAAGACATGGGAATTATAAAATTAATTGGCCATAGAAGAATAGTACTATTAGATATTGATGCACTAGAAGAAATAGAATAA
- a CDS encoding linear amide C-N hydrolase: protein MCTAIKINYEDACVMGRTMDYEIPLKYNAIYLPRKYNFCNDLMGNPLYSKYKSLGMCFENRIPLKDGVNEYGLIGITNAFSGFNLYANEVKAGKINISSLTYLTYALANYKSVEELIEDLPNIHISTKDHRGENAISPDFHFMFTDSTKRCIVVEPKRRELICYENPYDVMTNSPGFESHVNKLNKLIDLDKLSDFNSSKNLPGGYDPNSRFIKAFYLTKMNIESKDYKEALSNSYNILAAMTMPNGFVRNKKYNQTTYTRYICSYDTNNKLLTVKSNTNPRVYQLGFEDIEDENKRQDFFLDSDFIVEKLK, encoded by the coding sequence ATGTGTACAGCTATTAAAATAAATTATGAAGATGCTTGTGTCATGGGAAGGACAATGGATTATGAAATTCCATTGAAATATAATGCAATCTATCTACCAAGAAAATACAATTTTTGTAATGATCTAATGGGAAATCCATTGTACTCAAAGTATAAGTCTTTGGGTATGTGCTTTGAAAATAGAATTCCACTGAAAGATGGGGTAAATGAATATGGATTAATAGGAATTACCAATGCTTTTTCGGGATTTAACCTTTACGCTAATGAAGTGAAAGCAGGAAAGATTAACATATCTAGTTTGACTTATCTCACCTATGCACTTGCAAACTACAAATCCGTAGAGGAATTAATTGAAGATTTACCAAATATTCATATATCTACTAAAGATCATAGAGGAGAAAATGCAATATCACCAGATTTTCATTTTATGTTTACGGATTCTACTAAGAGATGTATTGTTGTTGAACCTAAAAGAAGAGAATTGATATGCTATGAAAATCCATATGATGTAATGACTAATTCACCGGGTTTCGAATCTCATGTTAATAAGTTAAATAAGCTTATTGACTTAGATAAACTTAGTGATTTCAACTCCTCAAAGAATTTACCAGGAGGCTATGATCCTAATTCTAGGTTTATTAAAGCTTTTTACTTAACTAAAATGAATATAGAGTCCAAGGATTATAAGGAAGCCCTTTCTAATTCCTACAATATCTTGGCTGCAATGACTATGCCAAATGGATTTGTTAGAAATAAAAAGTATAATCAGACCACCTATACTAGATATATTTGCTCTTATGATACAAATAATAAACTATTAACTGTAAAATCTAATACAAATCCAAGGGTTTATCAATTGGGATTTGAAGATATAGAGGATGAGAATAAAAGACAAGATTTCTTCTTAGACTCAGATTTTATAGTAGAAAAGTTAAAATAA
- a CDS encoding kinase to dihydroxyacetone kinase, with protein MLEFKYDIQLLVEGENLDEDVINDYFTNNFKGDCLLAVGDNNLIKIHFHTNEPWKVLEYCSSLGEIYDVVIEDMERQSRGLQG; from the coding sequence ATGTTAGAGTTTAAATATGATATACAGTTATTGGTTGAAGGAGAGAACCTTGATGAAGATGTAATCAATGATTATTTTACAAATAATTTTAAAGGGGATTGCTTGCTGGCTGTTGGAGATAATAATTTGATTAAAATTCATTTCCATACAAATGAGCCTTGGAAGGTTCTTGAATACTGTTCTTCATTAGGAGAGATTTATGATGTTGTTATAGAGGATATGGAAAGACAATCAAGAGGTTTGCAAGGTTAA
- a CDS encoding methyltransferase domain-containing protein, with protein MEYMGDKEYWDNKFAIRSDNPLSPEKSIVDNVEYFKKGSFLDIACGDGRNTLFLLNEGFNVTGVDFSGKALERLKMFAKRNSYLVNTKEIDLTVPNSLNNIGIYDNILINHYRLNKQQLKDIESHITSEGVLFVCGFGNKHKADSKIKKEDLIQPSDFEYITKSFELIKYTENQDDRGFIVTYIFRKR; from the coding sequence ATGGAGTATATGGGGGATAAAGAATACTGGGATAATAAATTTGCTATAAGAAGTGATAATCCTTTAAGTCCAGAAAAGTCAATAGTTGACAATGTAGAGTACTTTAAAAAAGGAAGCTTTCTTGATATAGCATGTGGTGATGGCAGGAATACTTTATTTTTACTTAATGAAGGTTTTAATGTTACAGGAGTAGACTTTAGCGGTAAAGCACTGGAACGACTAAAGATGTTTGCAAAAAGAAACAGTTATTTAGTGAATACAAAAGAAATTGATTTAACAGTACCAAATTCTTTAAATAATATTGGAATTTATGATAATATATTAATTAATCATTATAGATTAAATAAACAGCAACTTAAAGATATTGAAAGTCACATAACTTCCGAAGGTGTTTTATTTGTTTGTGGTTTTGGAAATAAACATAAAGCTGATTCTAAAATTAAAAAGGAAGATTTAATCCAACCATCTGACTTTGAATATATAACAAAGTCTTTTGAATTAATTAAGTATACTGAAAATCAAGATGATAGAGGCTTTATTGTTACTTATATTTTTAGGAAAAGATAA